The nucleotide sequence CTGTATTCATCGTTACGTGGATAGTTCTGCCCACGGATGAGGAGGCAATGGGGCGATTAGTTGAAGAGGACAGTTATAAATTTAGAGTACGTGATTGAACTCTAACTGTACGCGTCGCAAAAGGCTATTCCTCCTTTGGGATATTGCGTCgtaaagaaagaggaaaaaaaacattttttaaatacttaaatttttattatacggaGAAATTCCTAATGGACGTtggttaatgaaaaaaattcctcgttGCAGAATATCGTTTTGACTTTAACGTCGATCGGTTTGATGGCAACCATACTCTTCCACGTGtttctgaaagaaaatttattggagGATCTCGAATCGCATAAAGGAAATATCGAGGAAGCTAGAAGATTGTTCGACGGGTCTCAAAGTAGCCGAACCTCTTTGGTCGCCACGACGATATTACTTAGAGTGGCTATGCTGTACGTGGCGAGCAGACTTTTCATTACCTTGGCCACGGTATATTTACCATTGTACATAGAGGAAACGGATATCGATGGAAAGGAAGCCCTCGCCACCGTCCCATTGGTCTCCTACGTATCTTCCTTTGTTGCCGCTTTGTTGCTAAAGTACATAAACAAATCGTGCGGAACAAAGGTgtgtatatcaaataaaagcGTACTCGTGGTCGATATACACGTGTCACGTTGATGTGAATGTTTCATCTTCTCTTATTATATCtgtcttttattttctcctcAGGTATGTTACTTTTTGGGCACGTTGATTGGCATAATTTCCGCCACTGTCACGGAATACGGAGGGACTTCGAAGGCGATTTTATACATCGTGGCGATTTTAATCGGAAGTGCGAGCTCGATCACAATGGTCACAGCGTTGAGCGTGACGGCGGAAATAATTGGGCCGCGAACGGAGCGAAGCGCCATTGTTTATTCGATCGTAACGTTCTTTGACAAAGTCGTTACGGGGCTCGTTGTCATCTTTATCGAGAAATTGTGAGAAAATTGATACTCTTCGAATgtttttaagtattattaaaagatggaAGATAAAAgtattctctattttatttttaaaaattttctttttttcaggaGATGCACGCAACCAACGTACTGTCCAAATTATAACAGAGATACTTTAGCCCTTGTGTGCGTTCTTTCCATGCTTCTCGGACTTGTCACATTATTTTCAGTTTCGCgatgtttaaattaagaataagtacaagaatttttctataacgagaaaaaaaaaaaaacaagaatcaTTGAAATGCTCCTTACATCctcgtatatatttcatctttctAACCCAACGATCACTTCATACTTtcgtatttttccatttttacgtAAAGAGTATACGAATAaacttttacaataaaattatatatacgaaacaatttctaaaatgTCGAATCTAATTATTACGGGTTTGGAATCAAATTACATTTTCCCGCCAATTATGCGTTCTtgctatatgtatatgtaaggGAGAAATCGTTTTTATCGACGCGATTGACATTTTTGCAGATAGATGTCGTTGTAGGGCTGCGGTATACCCTTGGAAATTTCCAACAAACGGCGTGGTGGCAACGCCAAGGTACGATGACCTGCTCGATTTACACGTTACGTGGCGCATCGTGGTTGCGTTGTAGAACGTAAGACGAGATCCGTTGAATTCTACTTGGCCGTTATGTCTCGTCGGAGTATATAGCAGTTATCGTATGGACCTAACGATAGATACGAGCAAGATTGGAGAAAAGGGAGGGGAACGCAGACGAGCGAGTCAATCTCGaaaagaaagacagagaggTTGAGGAAAACGAGAACGGAAtaaggagggagaaggaaggaatgaACGtgaacgcgcgcgcgcgcgcacgagTTTGCTCAGAGCGGTGGAGAGGGAAGgataggaaaagaaagagggagtGAGAAGGGAAgagtgaaagagagagggagaaaagcaGGCGAACGAAGGCGCTTTGGTGGACCACGAGGCAACGACAAACGGCGCATACATCGCCTCGTGCGAACATGGCCCGGAAGGTGCGCGTGAGGCTACTGCGCAGAGTCTTGTTTTGCTCGGCGGGACGAGGGGAATACGGAGGCGGACGCATGTTCACGGGGCATGGCGTGGTGCGCGTTCTAGTAAACAACTTGTGTGCGACTCATGCGGGGAATCTGCGTCCCGAGTAATCGTGATTTTTCTGCCGAACAAGCGCGATACGTCGGTTCAGAATGAATTGTACCGTACACGAATAAATCATTTGCCGTGTGTCTCGTGAACACGGCCTCGTACGTGGAATATTAGTGCGATTTAACCAAGTTTGTCGGTTTCTCTGTTTGAGAACTCGACCGCGGACCACCGCGTGTGTTCCTCTCTACGCGTATGTGTTTACGTGTGTAGTGACTGATACGCGTGTTTACATAGAACAAGTGTCGCCGGTGTTGACCGATTTCCAGTGTCATCAATCGACTTTCGATCGGCTTCGAGTCTCGACGTTTCGTCGGAGTCATTCTTCGTTTCCTCCGTTCCACGTTGACACGGTAGGTGAATCTCGGTGGAATTCGTTTGATAGAATAGCCACCGAATTCGATCTCGGTCACGGCGTCGTATCCATCGAACACCGTGCCTGTGATGTATTTTCGGAGTAGCGCCATGCTTGGGCTCACGACTATGTTCTGCGAACCGCGAAATCGTAAGACGCGTGCGAGTAAACGACACGAGTGGCTCGCGATCGAATTTTCGCCAGATAGTTATCCGTTTCTGTCGTACAAATACGCGCCAATATTGCAAGACAATCGATTCGAGCATTCACTTTGAACGCCGCTTTCGATTCTCATTGATCGTCTGTTTAGCCGCTGTCAGTACCCTAGTCGGTCAGGCTCGCGCGCGCGTTTCTCTTTCACGTATTCGAATGGTTGGTAAACGGTCGTATGGAAAACGAAGGCGTAGAACGAAGGCGTAAAGGAAGTGCGCGATCGTTTACCTCTGACGTATGACACACGATCGATTATGGATATATCACGCGTCTCGGGTTTCCTCTAGACCGGATAAAGATCGATTCGGCGAAGTGGATTGTCGTAACGGATGGTTTCGCGGAGAACGCGTTAAGCCGATATCAATGGTCTCGCAGCTACTGCTACGACATGTGAAAATCGTATACGTAGTAGTTGGAGCGTGTCGCGTTCCCTCGTGAGGTGGTGAGTAGGGGGAATCGGGGTGTAAAAATGGTTGGAAGAGGgacggagaagaaaaaagatggagATACGTGAGAGAAATAGGTTGGGGAAAAAGACgaggaaagaaatgaaacaGTGGCGTGCGAATTAGTCGAAGAAATCGGGAGCGGTGGAGCACGCGATCGATGTCGGTGTCGATCGCCGTAGCCAGTTCCTCGGTAAAAGGTCCTCGGAACGTCAATAGGCAGAGCGGCGCAGCTATATCGCATTCCAcgttatttctctctttagTCACTGACCTCGCGACTGTTCGGCCAACCTCGTTTCGTCGCCACTCTCGCCTCCTTGTTTACCACTCTCGACCGATTCCGAGTCGACCTCCGCTCCGAAGCTTCCTCTCGGCTTCTGTCTGTCTCTCCTTCTGCTCCTATTTCTCTCCGTAAACCGAACTTTTTAAAGGACTCGGCCCCGTCTACACAGGTGACGAAATATATCGAAGATAATTATACGCAAAGTTGAtcgtacgatatttttttaatatttgttaaatcggTGCAATTGTCGTTAATGAGGTTTTTAGAACGCATGTCTAGTTTGCGCCAGCTGTTTGTTGCACGCTCGTAAAACTGATTTAGATTCTCCTCTACAAAATGTACCTAGGCCTAGCCAATGGGAAACGAAAAGCCAGTGtacgtgtatataaatttgatagcGTGAAGTGAGAATATTAACAAAGTCGGTCTTCTCGTTTTCACCGTAATTTATAAGAGGATAAAGTGATCATTGACACGGTCTAAATAATTCTCGTGATTCGTTCATCCATCGACAAATATTTCGACAAATAGTGTaccgttttttcctttttttttttttctcacgaaAAACAATTTACTTCCTCAAGGATCGAATCCGAGAACTCGATCGACTCGAGTTCGACAAAGAACGACGGATCCTTTTACGCACGATCGAAATGCCGTGAAAAACCAAGTTGGTCCGAAAGAGACGAAGACGAAGACTGTGTTTACATCTGGACGACCTTGGATGTACACAGGGTGATTGTAATCGAATAAACAGGCTTCTCGATACACGACCGCGGGAAAATATTCCCACTGTGGGACGATTAGCACGATTCTACAGTGTCGGTTCACGAGACAGTTGGTTCCTGACATTTAAGGAAAGGGTCAGACACGTGGCGCGCGTTTTTCGAAACTATTCCCCGGACGCTCTGCGCCCGTTCCCCTCGATTCCAACGAATTGAACGAACCGTAAAGTGTATAAACGCACGAATTTTCGGCGTTTCTTTAAACGCGTCAACGAAATAAACCGTGCTCgggaataaagtaaaatttgtatCGTCGTCTCAACGGCTCGATCGGTTGCGTAACACGTTGTTCACGTATCACGAGTTGTATATTCGCGTACGCGTcgcaaacaaaatttttattgcgtTAGTCGCTACCACCTCGTTCTTAACATTCTGCGTCGCAATCTCGCCTCCGACTCCATTTTCCCGGGCTTGCGTAAGAAAACGCAAACCCGACACGGGCTCCGCTCCATCTTACGTCGTAAATAACGATCCACCGATGCCTCTGATTGCTTCGTCACCGCGAAAGCGTCACAAACGTGATCGTCGACGACGTTCTATTCGCGTTGCCCCGCTATTAatcactcctcctcctcctcctcctcctcctcctccacctatTTCGTTTTCGGTTTCCGCGATCAACATAGACGCATGTAAATATCTTATCGCGAGCACGCGCCTTTCCTCGAATCTAGCTTCGTCACTATTTTGTTACCATGTGTCGTACCTAGCGCCGGCGTCACGCGCATATATTCGTGAATCTGTAATATCGATACAGCGATCGactcgaataatatatattgaaaaaattgcgccgaaataaattttaaatcacacCCAATATTCCTTCAAAATTTTCGTACTCGATTTTCGAGCAGCGTTGCATGGTATTTCGcttcgaaagtttttttttaaaagccgATCAATCGCGATGCTTTTTCGCTTCCAGTCATCcatgatttttctctctttttttacgcGCTTATATACATTTGCGTTAGAAGATATAATGGTCTTGTAGCAACTGTCGAGACATTCGTTGCGCAAGGAGTTCACATGGATAAAGATCGTCTTTTGTGACCAGTGTTTTCTCCTTGCTTGCGAACTTAACACGTTTCTATATACCTATCCTCGCTTCTAGATCGTGTAGATTAATCTTGCGCTCCTTTCCCACGTTTACATTTCCGTTTATTTTAGAGATTGTCGATTAATTGACGATAATGATGTGTTAACGGTcaatgatcaaaaaaaaaaaaagaaaaatcatctcTTATTGTACTTTATCGATTCATTTtgtagaaaagagaaagagaaggagaaaaaggtaTAAACGTTGTGTTTTATcgaaattcttcgataaatcCCCGCTCGAAAAGATTCATCATCGTTGGAAAATCCGGGCGCAGTGTCTCACTTCCGCCGTCACTCACGTCCGGCATCACCTTCGACGGTGCGAATCGATCGGTATTAATTAACCGAGAAGCGGTGCTAGCCGAGTTAAGGAGACGACTGCCCCCTATCCGGCTTTCATTATCACGCGCGCAAGGGGCGTTAATTAATGCGAATACGTGGAATACGACCACGTATCGTCGATTGTTCGCTTTCTTGCCCCCGGGGGGGTCGTTTTTCGCCGGCGTTCCAGCACGATCCCTCTATCGAGGATCCGCTTCCGATGGACGGAATCGTGGATTCAGAGATCCGCATATTAAATGGAAGAAAACTGGGACGATCGGTGATTCGTGGAATGCGGGggaggaggacgaggacgagggATGATCGCGAAACAAAGAGTGGAGGGAAATGGAAAAGGAGGCGAATGGATTCGAAGAAGGAGACGATAAAGCGCGAggaggacagagagagagagagagggcgcCCTTCCTTCCATCAATGCCGGTGCTCGGCCACGTTAAGTATGCAAACTGTGGCTATGCAGAGGCGCTGCTAGTGCTGGTTTTACCTTCCACGAACTATATTTCATTCGGGCGAGTATATGTGTGTAGCCCGCGCCCGATGGGAACACGTCGCATTCCACGCGTGTACGCGCCTTGTCCCAAAACCGTTCACACGGTCAAATACACAAGGGCACCCacgctcctctctctctctcctcgtggACACCGCCTTTTCCTCCCTCGACGCCCGACCCTCCGCCTTTTGTTGCACTTGTTGCGATTTTGCCGCAGTTAATGCGCGCCCCGACCTTTCCCGATGTATCTATACAAACGTTGCGTTGAATGCCACGCACACAAtccgagaaattttttttcttttccttccttcttgtttttttccctcccccccctctctttcaATCAGAGAACTCTCGAATAGGAGTCTCTTGGTAATCGGTCCTCGTTGGCCCAAAAACCCGTCTCGACCTATTTCCCCCATTCATCGAGCGGCTATGCGcgtcctccccccccccccctcctccctccattCGAACGAGGCACAACAGCCGGCCGGCCGGCCGGTCGGCCGTTTCGTTGCCCAAAAATTTCCTGGCTTCCCGTGAACggataattattcgatcgagcGGATATCGAGGAGCGAGGATTTAATCGAGCGCGAAACTGAGGCTATCGGGTTGCCTcaggagggagagaggcgagggagggagggagggaggggggaaaagtTGATCATTTCTCCGATGACGTTTCATCGACGCGTGGACGTCGATGACGAGGTTTCTCTGTTTATGCTTGGACAGGCATCCTCGACGCGCATCCACGTATACGCGCTCCTCAGCCTTGGCACATATAGCCGAGCGTGTAGTGGTAGTGGTCGCGTGCACGACCTATTGCCACCTATGGCCGTGTATACACACGCTATACATATAGTGGCCAGGGGAGATTGGAAGGGCGGCGAATCGAGACAAATTCAGGCGAAGGGcatcgtcctcctcctcctcctcctcgtacgGATTCCCGCGGCGTACCGcaacttttttcccctcccgcGCGCCCATGCATCCCGTAAATTACGCAACGGGCAAAAGCGGccgttttcattattatttgtcGCCGATTCGTCGCGGCGAATGTAGGCCGGTCGTTCTCTCGCAAGCCGCGTGCTACGTCGGGCCGGTGGCCATGGgtttttaaaggaaattatCACGGGCCGACGCGGTCCTCCGCGCGAAATTGCAAAATAGCCAAGGCGAGTGTTCACGGTCGGAGAAATCCGAATTCCACGAACGTTCTCGTCGTGGttgaaaagggggaaaaaaaaaaaaccttggGCGCAaaatacgtacgtacgtatcggagaaaaaacagagagagagagagagagagagaaagtgagaTAAGTCTGGTTTCCTCGTGCGTGTTACATATTCGTTTTCTCGTGGAGAGACTCGGCGAATGAAAAGGCGCGAGAGTGTGGTCGTGACGCCGAAGGCACGCGTATATTTCTACATAGTTACATACGTCTATTATTGCGCAGTAGAGTACGGCGCGCTCGTGGTAACGCGAGTCCACTCGATTTGGCTGAGGCGACGATTGTAGCACGGTTTCTAGCCGGGATGCGGTAgaaaaggaaggggagggagacgCGTGCTAGTAtcgcccccctcctcctcctcctctgtcGTGGCACGACGCGgcgacgacgacaacgacaacgacgacgacgacgacgacgacgacgacgacgacgacgacgacgacgacgacgacgacgcgaCGCGGCGAGCATCCGAGCGGCGTTTCTTCGCACGCTCGCCGCGAGAGCGAGCGTTCGCTTTCCACCCACACACGCCTTCGGCTCTCGATAGAAATCTAGATCGTTGGTCGTGGAAAACGCCAGATGTTCCACATTTCTAGCGAGCGCGCGTGTTTATCGGCCGAGCGATCGCCTCTCCAGGTATATAACGATTCTCCTTTGCCTATGCCCCCCACTCCCTCTCCTCTCGGCCCTTATTGCACACGCTTCCGCTCGATGGCCACGAATCGACCATCCATTCTTCGCGAATCTATTAGCCTGCCTCCTCCTagttatcgattatcgatgcCTCCACGAAGAGTGTGTTTGTGTGTATACGCGCGCGACGTCGTTTTCCTTCGTTACATTAATACACAGTCGGACGGATGTATTAATACAGTTGGAGGAGAACGGTGTCGGCTCTTCTCGATATACAATTTTGCCGAGCCAGTTCTGCAGTCAGCATCTCTCAGGATGGAATGGGACCGCGGTTATTTGATTCCACGGTGTTTTTATCGCGAGTCCCACAGCCTGGACGGGCTGGACGTGCACAAGCTCCGTCGTCCGCGCGATCCGCGCGCGAAATATCCCGCGGGAATACGCCTCGTGGTCTCgcgcggaggaggagggggggagcaTCGATTTCTCGAACGCTGGAACGTTCGCCCGTCGCCGCCACCGACGCCTCGCCTCTCGCGTCTCGAGCAACGAGTAACGACGACTCGACGAGGCTCGGTTGGAAACGGTTATCGGTATCGATCGGGAGGGGGATGATCGTAAATGAAACGATGGGCAATAGTCGTTTGGCCGGAATCTGTTCCACGGTTGGAGGGgaggaatggaatggaatggaatggaatggaatggaacggatggatggatggatattCCTCGCTTCGTGGCAAACGAGTTAGGCAGCAGCGCAAAGTTGATACGTACGTTGCTTTCGCTAGAGCTGGGAGGTTGCAGAGTCTCTGTGTAATCTGGGACACGATGAGCGGAGCCTCGATTTGTCTCGCGTAACACCGAGCCGCGATACGACCCGTCAGCCTGGgccccgctctctctctctctctctctcctgtaGAGAGAAGAATGTCGCGCTCTCGCCTTCCGAGATAATTAACGGTCGCTCGAACGAGATCGATAAACAACCGTGCGAGCGCGTTGAAAAGTTTGCGTCCACTGGTTGAGTTCGACCCGA is from Apis mellifera strain DH4 linkage group LG2, Amel_HAv3.1, whole genome shotgun sequence and encodes:
- the LOC408674 gene encoding major facilitator superfamily domain-containing protein 12; this translates as MESSKKMENAEEQSPLLERKISTPTKIAYALGHIFNDLTAAMWFSYTLIYFQRVALLEPIVAGALLLLGQIIDAFMTPVFGVLVDRYLKKKIWHIIGSVMVTLSFPVIFGGFGKSSHASTMLLYVASIAVFQTGWAAVQISHLSMIPALTNSLLARADLTAIRYSAQVGSAVAVFIVTWIVLPTDEEAMGRLVEEDSYKFRNIVLTLTSIGLMATILFHVFLKENLLEDLESHKGNIEEARRLFDGSQSSRTSLVATTILLRVAMLYVASRLFITLATVYLPLYIEETDIDGKEALATVPLVSYVSSFVAALLLKYINKSCGTKVCYFLGTLIGIISATVTEYGGTSKAILYIVAILIGSASSITMVTALSVTAEIIGPRTERSAIVYSIVTFFDKVVTGLVVIFIEKLRCTQPTYCPNYNRDTLALVCVLSMLLGLVTLFSVSRCLN